One genomic segment of Aquipluma nitroreducens includes these proteins:
- the porU gene encoding type IX secretion system sortase PorU: MSKTLFFSCLFLLATTFSIANDFQRKIVWEDKIDITAIEPAEINPLKFDGSIFIDQTGLPYWFESFELDFATVDVVIRDAIFELVNDSVPMLKTIQNEELSFKSDIGVSAGKSFLRLTILPFVRRNNQVEKLVSFTITITEKQNKLKSASVAYPWKTSSVLASGKWVKIRTKDRGIYKVTYDQIKQWGFGNPDQVVLYGTGGYMLPFMNDDLSFDDLTTYPVWKGKDSAGKDCLFFYSTGNVSFSQNLETGYFTHQQNYYSTETYFFLSDKGNARTIDKIAALADVPGKKVTSFLKYDYSEKESVNLMSSGSQWFGERFNSGSSQTVNFALENPDLNQPASFIVSAVARSSGTSTMAVSINGKSLNSFSFQLIYTDDPTSWFAADGIGKYTENLPSKNIQMKLTYQGSNSSSEAWLDFISVNYQSLLSINSDVYFFRGRGVDGPVSVSEFVLANATASTQIFDVTDHTSTFELPASYADGQLKFKSNSGLTREYVAFNPGGTIPSAELVGTVANQNLHAAELSEMIIVSHPTLLKVADDLADFHRTTDQMTIQVVTPEVIYNEFSGGLPDPAAFRNYFRMCYERGKQTGTNTLKYILLMGDGSFDNRNIHGKNINLLPTFQSDNSLSPTESFVTDDFFVFLDENEGGSYGTVDLGIGRIPARTVEEAEIVLDKIKTYQTKESIGNWRNIVTFIADDGNTADGYTTIHTDQAESLARFVNKNYPSFFTDRIYLDTYERIMTAGGEKYPDVNVAINNRVKRGTLIMNYTGHGNEKGLADESVIDVTSIKSWNNYNRLALVVTATCSFSRFDENETSAGEYALFNPIGAAVGLFSTTRLVYSGSNFVLNSKFFKYVFEKDQQGNNLRLGDVMRLAKAAANTGINQLNFSLLADPALRLANPNNQVITTSLNGNEAKIETDTINTLTVVTVKGYVANSQGVKLTSFNGEIIPTVYDKEMQLETLGNAGQETTSFTSQNNIIYKGLASVKNGEFEFSFFVPKDISYKVGKGKILYYAYNESVDASGYFDNFYLGGSSNTSVTDSSGPTIDLFMNSESFKDGGTVSASSVLLANISDETGINTAGIGIGHDITAILDGDNSNTFVLNDFFQTNKDSFTSGKIVFPLTKLSEGEHVLKVKVWDVMNNSTEKEVRFTVKNDFRIETVSNYPNPMQGETRFIFTHNQPDETFDVELEVFQSTGSRIDLVKDKIGSQGIESLPLEWIPAERQVKMKPGVYIYRISATAKDGKKSSGSGRLVFLYR, encoded by the coding sequence ATGTCAAAAACATTATTTTTTAGCTGTTTGTTTCTTTTAGCTACAACGTTTTCTATAGCCAATGATTTCCAGCGTAAAATTGTTTGGGAAGACAAAATAGATATAACTGCAATTGAACCCGCAGAAATTAATCCACTTAAATTTGACGGCAGCATTTTTATTGATCAAACAGGCCTTCCATATTGGTTCGAAAGTTTTGAACTGGATTTCGCGACTGTTGATGTTGTGATCAGGGACGCCATTTTTGAGCTGGTAAATGACTCTGTTCCGATGCTGAAAACTATTCAGAATGAAGAATTATCATTCAAATCAGACATCGGGGTTTCTGCCGGAAAGTCGTTCCTGCGGCTGACCATACTCCCGTTTGTCAGAAGGAACAATCAAGTGGAAAAGCTTGTCAGTTTTACAATTACGATTACCGAAAAACAAAACAAACTGAAGTCGGCCAGTGTAGCATATCCATGGAAAACAAGCTCCGTACTTGCTTCAGGTAAATGGGTAAAAATTAGGACCAAAGATCGTGGAATTTATAAAGTAACCTACGACCAGATCAAACAGTGGGGTTTCGGCAATCCGGATCAGGTTGTTTTATACGGGACCGGTGGGTACATGCTTCCTTTTATGAACGATGACCTAAGCTTTGATGATTTAACTACTTACCCTGTCTGGAAAGGTAAAGACAGCGCTGGCAAAGATTGTTTATTCTTTTATTCAACCGGGAATGTGTCGTTCAGCCAGAATCTTGAAACAGGGTATTTTACCCACCAGCAAAATTATTATTCCACCGAAACTTACTTTTTTCTTAGCGACAAGGGAAACGCACGAACTATCGATAAGATAGCAGCGCTAGCCGATGTACCCGGGAAAAAGGTGACATCATTTCTTAAATATGATTATTCCGAGAAGGAATCAGTAAACCTGATGTCATCCGGAAGCCAATGGTTTGGTGAGCGATTTAATTCCGGCAGCTCACAAACGGTGAACTTTGCACTCGAAAATCCGGATCTTAACCAACCGGCTAGTTTTATTGTTTCAGCGGTAGCAAGATCTTCAGGAACAAGTACAATGGCCGTTTCAATAAATGGAAAATCACTTAATAGTTTCTCATTTCAGCTTATATATACCGACGATCCTACCAGTTGGTTCGCTGCAGATGGAATAGGCAAATACACTGAAAACTTGCCCTCCAAAAACATTCAGATGAAACTGACCTACCAAGGTAGCAATAGTTCCTCAGAAGCATGGCTCGATTTTATTTCGGTGAATTACCAAAGTTTGTTGAGCATAAATTCGGATGTGTATTTTTTTCGGGGTAGAGGAGTCGATGGCCCGGTTTCGGTTTCAGAATTCGTTTTGGCCAATGCAACTGCATCGACACAAATTTTTGATGTGACTGACCATACGAGTACTTTTGAACTTCCGGCAAGCTATGCCGATGGTCAATTGAAATTTAAATCCAACTCGGGACTGACCCGTGAATATGTGGCATTTAACCCTGGCGGAACAATTCCTTCAGCCGAATTAGTTGGTACGGTTGCCAACCAGAATTTACATGCTGCAGAATTGTCTGAAATGATTATTGTTTCCCATCCTACTCTTCTAAAAGTGGCAGATGATTTGGCTGATTTTCATCGTACCACTGATCAAATGACTATTCAGGTTGTAACTCCAGAAGTAATTTACAACGAGTTTTCAGGTGGCTTGCCCGATCCGGCTGCTTTCAGAAATTATTTTAGGATGTGCTACGAACGTGGAAAACAGACTGGCACAAATACCCTGAAATATATTTTACTGATGGGAGACGGAAGCTTCGATAATCGGAATATCCATGGTAAAAATATTAATCTGTTACCTACTTTTCAGTCTGACAATTCACTCTCACCTACCGAATCATTTGTAACAGACGATTTTTTTGTTTTTTTGGATGAGAATGAAGGTGGTTCTTATGGAACTGTTGATTTAGGAATAGGCCGGATTCCGGCCAGAACTGTTGAAGAGGCGGAAATCGTTCTGGACAAAATAAAAACATACCAAACGAAGGAAAGTATAGGGAACTGGCGTAATATAGTAACTTTTATTGCCGACGATGGAAATACTGCCGATGGCTATACTACCATACATACAGATCAGGCAGAAAGTCTTGCTCGTTTTGTAAACAAAAATTACCCGTCATTTTTTACAGATAGAATTTATCTCGACACTTATGAGCGGATAATGACGGCAGGTGGCGAGAAGTATCCGGACGTGAATGTGGCCATCAATAATCGGGTGAAACGGGGAACTTTGATTATGAACTACACGGGGCACGGCAATGAAAAAGGGCTAGCTGACGAAAGCGTTATTGATGTTACAAGTATTAAATCTTGGAACAATTATAATCGCCTGGCATTAGTTGTAACAGCAACCTGTTCTTTTAGCCGTTTCGATGAAAACGAAACATCGGCGGGTGAATATGCACTGTTTAACCCCATTGGCGCAGCGGTCGGCCTGTTCTCTACTACAAGGCTGGTGTATTCGGGATCTAATTTTGTTCTGAACAGCAAATTCTTTAAATACGTTTTTGAAAAAGACCAACAGGGCAATAACCTGCGCCTGGGCGATGTGATGCGATTGGCGAAAGCTGCAGCCAATACTGGTATCAATCAATTAAACTTTTCACTTTTGGCTGACCCGGCTTTAAGGCTGGCAAATCCGAATAATCAGGTTATCACCACCAGCCTCAATGGGAACGAGGCTAAAATAGAAACAGATACAATCAATACACTCACAGTTGTAACAGTTAAAGGATACGTGGCTAATAGCCAGGGAGTAAAACTTACATCCTTTAATGGTGAAATTATACCTACCGTTTACGACAAAGAAATGCAACTCGAAACACTGGGAAATGCCGGACAAGAAACCACAAGTTTTACCAGTCAGAATAACATTATTTATAAAGGATTGGCGAGTGTAAAAAACGGTGAATTCGAATTTTCATTTTTTGTTCCAAAAGATATTTCATATAAGGTGGGCAAAGGAAAAATCCTGTATTATGCCTACAATGAATCGGTTGATGCAAGTGGATATTTCGATAATTTTTACCTTGGCGGGTCATCCAACACATCTGTTACCGACTCTAGTGGTCCCACAATTGATTTGTTTATGAATTCAGAGTCGTTTAAGGACGGTGGGACAGTGAGCGCCAGCTCTGTACTGTTAGCCAATATTTCCGACGAAACTGGTATAAACACTGCCGGTATCGGAATCGGGCATGATATCACGGCAATTCTGGATGGGGATAATTCCAATACTTTTGTTTTGAATGATTTTTTTCAGACCAATAAGGACAGTTTTACCAGTGGAAAGATTGTTTTCCCGTTGACAAAATTATCAGAGGGCGAACATGTTTTGAAAGTTAAGGTTTGGGATGTTATGAATAATTCGACTGAAAAAGAAGTCCGGTTTACAGTGAAGAATGATTTCAGAATTGAAACA
- a CDS encoding heavy-metal-associated domain-containing protein — MKTKILSVVVVILLGTLSGFAKIKSEKFLVNGKCEMCEKRIEMAALSVEGVSKADWNKETKEIEITLNDAKTSLQTVQEAIAKVGHDTETVKATDEAYKELASCCKYDRSDLKAPMKPMKYEHK; from the coding sequence ATGAAAACAAAAATCTTAAGTGTAGTGGTAGTGATCCTATTAGGAACATTATCAGGATTTGCAAAAATCAAATCAGAAAAGTTTTTGGTGAATGGTAAATGTGAAATGTGCGAAAAGCGCATTGAAATGGCTGCTTTATCGGTAGAGGGAGTTTCAAAAGCTGACTGGAACAAAGAAACCAAGGAAATTGAAATAACACTCAATGATGCCAAAACCAGTCTGCAAACAGTACAGGAAGCCATTGCTAAAGTTGGTCACGACACCGAAACAGTAAAAGCAACTGATGAAGCTTATAAAGAGCTTGCATCGTGCTGTAAGTATGATCGTTCAGACCTCAAGGCTCCGATGAAACCTATGAAGTACGAACACAAGTAA
- a CDS encoding heavy-metal-associated domain-containing protein has translation MKTKLISTIAISLFIGCTVQAANKSEKIKVKGQCDMCENRIEKAIESLDGVNSAQWDKSNKSLTVSYDDKKTTMQKIHTSIAMAGHDTEMFSASESGYNKLPGCCQYKRDIKRKNYHGATESAYRKIEKSGACCDNK, from the coding sequence ATGAAAACTAAATTAATTAGTACAATCGCGATCTCCTTGTTTATTGGGTGTACGGTTCAGGCGGCAAATAAGTCTGAAAAGATCAAAGTCAAAGGGCAATGCGACATGTGCGAAAATCGCATTGAAAAGGCGATAGAATCCTTGGATGGTGTCAACTCTGCCCAATGGGACAAATCGAACAAAAGCCTGACCGTAAGTTACGATGACAAAAAAACGACCATGCAAAAGATTCATACTTCAATCGCAATGGCTGGTCATGATACTGAAATGTTTAGCGCGAGTGAATCAGGCTATAACAAACTTCCCGGATGCTGTCAATACAAAAGGGATATAAAAAGAAAAAATTATCATGGTGCTACTGAAAGTGCTTACAGGAAGATTGAAAAGTCAGGGGCATGCTGTGACAATAAATAA
- a CDS encoding heme-binding domain-containing protein produces the protein MKLFKRIGLVTLVVLVSLQFIPTRSNQSAEVPSTDFVLTYKVPGEVGRILHTSCYNCHSNNTDYPWYSRVQPVGWFLENHINKGKAELNFSEFGTYSLRKQKSKIQSMVSQIEKDEMPLLSYTFIHREARLSKESKKALLGYLSALQDSLLQH, from the coding sequence ATGAAACTGTTTAAGCGCATTGGCTTAGTCACTTTGGTAGTTCTGGTCAGTCTTCAATTTATACCCACCAGATCAAATCAAAGCGCTGAAGTACCATCAACCGACTTTGTGCTAACTTATAAAGTTCCCGGAGAGGTGGGGCGTATATTGCATACTTCCTGCTACAACTGCCATAGCAATAATACCGACTATCCCTGGTACAGCAGGGTACAGCCAGTTGGTTGGTTTTTAGAGAATCATATTAATAAAGGTAAGGCCGAGTTAAATTTTAGCGAGTTTGGAACTTATTCGCTAAGGAAGCAAAAAAGCAAAATACAGTCTATGGTAAGCCAGATCGAAAAAGATGAAATGCCACTGTTGTCTTACACCTTTATTCATCGCGAAGCCCGGTTGTCGAAAGAGAGTAAGAAAGCGCTTCTGGGTTATTTGAGTGCATTGCAGGATAGTCTTCTGCAACACTAA
- a CDS encoding DUF3347 domain-containing protein: protein MKTTMIMLFLALLSWGTSAQHDHSSMGGSVSSHSNMVPKMKEEPRVIPTLKVKQSLSVTSILDNYLALKDALVDDNSKKAASSGKMLLDALGKFDLSSQPAPKQKELKDILDDAKENAEHISENGDKIDHQREHFEILGGDIKDLIVITGSDRTLYQLFCSMYNNNKGGKWLSASDKVKNPFFGGENKKCGRVLVEIVIK from the coding sequence ATGAAAACAACAATGATTATGCTTTTCCTGGCTTTGCTAAGCTGGGGGACAAGCGCCCAACACGATCATTCAAGCATGGGTGGCTCCGTAAGTAGCCATTCCAATATGGTGCCAAAAATGAAAGAAGAACCACGTGTTATACCTACATTAAAGGTTAAACAATCTCTATCGGTAACTTCCATCCTCGACAATTACCTGGCTCTGAAAGATGCATTGGTTGACGATAACAGCAAAAAAGCCGCCAGTTCAGGCAAAATGTTACTAGATGCCCTTGGAAAATTTGATCTTTCCAGTCAGCCAGCGCCCAAACAAAAAGAATTGAAGGACATACTGGATGATGCCAAAGAAAATGCGGAGCATATTTCTGAAAATGGTGACAAAATTGACCATCAGAGAGAACACTTTGAAATATTAGGCGGAGATATAAAAGACCTGATTGTTATTACAGGGTCAGACCGCACTTTGTATCAGTTATTTTGCTCGATGTACAATAACAATAAAGGTGGCAAGTGGTTAAGTGCATCCGATAAGGTTAAAAATCCTTTTTTCGGGGGTGAAAATAAGAAATGTGGCCGGGTTCTGGTAGAAATTGTAATCAAATGA
- a CDS encoding AlbA family DNA-binding domain-containing protein, whose product MKKNKELILHTLIGILTGYFLIHPISMVIYWFQLNPDEFNMAGLTNVFLGNVKHAFSLHMMPMSVAFSILGALIGLGSGFYYKSINRREILLYGKKQLLQQSIPSLIANGESEFVEFKSSLRHDYRQIKTDKNLEDVILKSIAGFLNAKGGTLIIGLNDTGEILGLENDYWSLKRKDKDGFQQRLILIISNAFGKDICTKIHIAFHEINSKEICTLYVEPSRQPVFVNEDNRTIFFLRTGNVTNPLTTSEVVKYLQNRNLGF is encoded by the coding sequence ATGAAAAAGAATAAAGAACTGATTCTTCATACTTTGATCGGAATTTTAACCGGATATTTCCTTATACACCCAATCAGCATGGTTATATACTGGTTTCAATTGAATCCGGATGAATTCAACATGGCTGGTTTAACCAATGTTTTTCTCGGAAATGTCAAACATGCTTTCAGCTTGCACATGATGCCCATGTCAGTTGCTTTTTCCATATTGGGTGCTTTAATAGGCCTGGGTTCAGGCTTCTATTATAAATCCATTAATAGGAGGGAAATCTTACTTTATGGGAAAAAACAATTGTTACAGCAAAGTATCCCGAGTTTAATCGCCAATGGTGAAAGTGAGTTTGTCGAGTTTAAATCCTCCTTGCGCCACGATTACAGGCAAATTAAAACGGATAAAAACCTGGAAGATGTGATTTTAAAATCAATTGCCGGATTTCTCAATGCAAAGGGAGGAACCTTAATTATCGGCTTGAACGACACTGGTGAAATTCTTGGACTCGAAAATGATTACTGGTCTTTGAAAAGAAAGGATAAAGATGGTTTTCAGCAACGGTTAATCCTGATCATATCAAACGCTTTTGGCAAGGATATTTGTACAAAAATACACATCGCCTTCCATGAAATAAACAGCAAAGAAATATGCACGCTCTATGTTGAGCCTTCTCGCCAGCCCGTATTCGTCAACGAAGACAACAGAACTATTTTCTTCCTCCGGACGGGAAATGTGACGAACCCACTTACTACCAGCGAGGTGGTAAAATATTTGCAAAACAGAAATCTCGGTTTTTAA
- a CDS encoding efflux RND transporter periplasmic adaptor subunit — translation MKIFSNKYVRFSLILIGGILLGWIFFHSSPAKEEKHDHAAEVAKGEVWTCSMHPHIRMDKPGKCPICAMDLIPLTQSGTAEMDPAAVHLTKEAAQLANVLTSIVSRQNPEKEVRLYGKVQADERLLQNQVAHISGRVEKLFVNFTGEPVRKGQKLALIYSPELVTAQQELLEAAKTKLAQPEIYEAAKEKLRQWKLTDSQISAIESSGNVQANVEVESTTSGIITARRVNNGDYVSQGSVLYEVSDLSRVWLLFDAYESDLPFLKMGDKIDFSIQALPGPTFSGAIRFIDPVIDPVNRVAKVRVEISNPGAKLKPEMFATGLVKANLNEFKDKLVIPRSAVLWTGKRSIVYVKEPNSEEPVFKIREIELGPQLGNSYVVLDGLADGEEIVTQSAFSVDAAAQLEGKPSMMNPTGGKVSTGHDHGGMDMGGSKSGDMSGMDMGKGSEKANTQHQMVNISGNCDMCKERIETAAKSVPGVASAEWSAETKKLHVQFDGTKTNMDDIQKAIAKAGHDTEKYKASDAAYKALPECCLYRK, via the coding sequence ATGAAAATATTTAGTAATAAATACGTCCGCTTTAGCCTCATTCTGATTGGGGGTATTTTGCTTGGTTGGATATTCTTCCATTCGTCTCCGGCCAAAGAAGAAAAACACGACCACGCTGCAGAAGTGGCGAAAGGTGAGGTCTGGACCTGCTCAATGCATCCGCATATTCGAATGGATAAACCCGGTAAATGTCCCATTTGTGCGATGGATTTAATTCCGCTCACCCAAAGCGGTACCGCAGAAATGGATCCGGCAGCAGTACATTTGACCAAAGAGGCAGCCCAGTTGGCCAATGTGCTTACATCGATTGTTTCGCGACAAAATCCTGAAAAAGAAGTGCGTCTTTACGGGAAAGTGCAAGCTGACGAGCGCTTATTGCAAAATCAGGTGGCACATATTTCCGGAAGGGTTGAAAAGTTGTTTGTTAATTTCACAGGTGAGCCTGTTCGCAAAGGACAAAAACTGGCGCTTATTTATTCGCCGGAATTGGTGACTGCCCAGCAGGAATTACTAGAAGCGGCCAAAACCAAATTAGCGCAGCCCGAAATTTACGAAGCGGCTAAAGAAAAACTTCGCCAGTGGAAACTTACTGATTCACAAATTTCGGCAATCGAAAGTTCCGGGAATGTACAGGCCAATGTAGAGGTTGAATCGACTACTTCAGGCATTATTACCGCAAGGCGCGTTAACAATGGCGACTATGTCAGCCAAGGGTCAGTACTTTACGAAGTTTCTGATCTTTCGCGCGTATGGCTCTTATTTGATGCCTACGAAAGCGACCTTCCATTTCTGAAAATGGGCGATAAGATCGATTTTTCAATTCAGGCGTTGCCAGGCCCAACTTTCTCCGGAGCCATTCGGTTCATTGATCCTGTGATTGATCCTGTGAACCGCGTGGCCAAAGTCCGTGTGGAAATCAGCAACCCAGGGGCAAAACTAAAACCTGAAATGTTTGCCACAGGACTGGTAAAAGCGAATCTCAATGAATTCAAGGACAAGTTGGTTATTCCGCGTTCGGCAGTGCTTTGGACTGGAAAACGTTCCATTGTGTATGTGAAAGAACCCAATAGCGAAGAGCCTGTTTTCAAAATTCGAGAAATTGAACTGGGGCCACAACTGGGGAATAGTTATGTAGTACTGGACGGTTTGGCAGATGGTGAAGAAATTGTGACACAAAGTGCGTTCAGCGTTGATGCCGCAGCCCAGTTGGAAGGCAAGCCCAGTATGATGAATCCTACAGGTGGAAAAGTCTCGACTGGACATGATCATGGAGGAATGGACATGGGAGGCAGCAAATCAGGAGATATGTCTGGAATGGATATGGGCAAAGGTTCAGAAAAAGCTAATACTCAACATCAGATGGTTAATATCTCCGGAAACTGTGATATGTGCAAAGAACGCATAGAAACGGCGGCTAAGTCGGTTCCAGGGGTGGCTTCAGCCGAATGGAGCGCTGAAACTAAAAAACTACATGTGCAGTTTGACGGCACTAAAACCAACATGGACGATATCCAAAAAGCTATTGCAAAAGCTGGTCACGACACCGAAAAATACAAAGCTTCGGATGCTGCTTACAAAGCTCTTCCGGAGTGCTGTTTGTACCGGAAATAG
- a CDS encoding TolC family protein, translating into MKTQAYKKILFLLLALGSWVIGFSQEKTDSLFNYLEIAVKNNPTVLQRFAEYEAALQKVPQVGSLPDPEASLGVFLKPMELVGGNQLADIQLMQMFPWFGVLKNAKDEMSLMAKAKYETFRDAKLQVLYDVQRTWYELNKLKQNIRVSEKNIDLLRTIERLAVVRFKAGPSGNSSAPSGPTTTPASGKSSSSGSSGMNSMGGGSGSSAGSASSQSASPMGGSSMGSSSGGSGLSDVYRIQIEIGDLQNNINLLNNQLVTISAQFNSYLNRPQATIVNVPDSVTIESFEPSLLAISDSILKNNPMLGMLQFEQQSLEARKQMVTKMSYPMVGVGLNYSLINKNEMSTSPMNGKDMVMPMFKATLPIYRKKYKAMRDEADFLKSANTQNYQAVANSLQTEYYQALQLYQDAQRRAKLYANQYQLASKSLDIMFKSFASSGSSLTDILRVRQQTLDYEYRQVEAVADYNTSVAWLKRLMAYSKIQ; encoded by the coding sequence ATGAAAACACAGGCATATAAAAAAATACTTTTCTTGTTGCTTGCCCTTGGTAGTTGGGTTATTGGGTTTAGTCAGGAAAAGACAGATTCCTTATTCAACTATCTTGAAATTGCAGTCAAAAACAACCCAACTGTACTTCAGCGGTTTGCTGAATATGAAGCCGCTTTGCAGAAAGTACCGCAGGTGGGAAGTTTACCCGATCCTGAAGCCAGTCTTGGGGTTTTCCTCAAGCCAATGGAACTGGTCGGTGGAAATCAGTTGGCAGATATACAATTGATGCAAATGTTTCCCTGGTTTGGGGTACTGAAAAATGCAAAAGACGAAATGAGCCTGATGGCCAAAGCCAAATACGAAACGTTTCGTGATGCCAAATTGCAGGTATTATACGATGTGCAGCGCACCTGGTACGAATTGAATAAGCTCAAACAGAACATCCGCGTTTCGGAAAAAAACATTGATCTGCTTCGCACGATTGAACGGCTGGCTGTGGTCAGGTTTAAAGCTGGTCCTTCAGGGAACAGTTCAGCGCCTTCTGGCCCAACAACAACTCCAGCTTCCGGCAAAAGTTCTTCTTCAGGATCTTCAGGAATGAACAGCATGGGAGGAGGTTCGGGCAGTTCTGCCGGATCAGCTTCAAGCCAATCGGCTTCTCCAATGGGGGGCAGCTCAATGGGTTCCTCCTCTGGTGGTTCAGGACTTTCGGATGTGTATCGGATTCAGATTGAAATTGGCGACCTTCAGAATAACATTAACTTGTTAAACAACCAGTTAGTCACCATTTCGGCACAATTTAACAGTTACCTGAACAGGCCACAAGCCACAATTGTAAACGTACCTGATTCTGTAACAATTGAAAGCTTTGAACCTTCCCTTTTGGCTATATCTGATAGTATCCTGAAGAATAATCCAATGTTGGGGATGCTTCAGTTCGAACAGCAATCGTTGGAGGCACGCAAGCAAATGGTTACAAAGATGAGCTACCCGATGGTTGGGGTGGGCTTAAATTATTCGCTGATCAATAAAAATGAGATGTCAACATCGCCGATGAACGGTAAAGATATGGTGATGCCTATGTTTAAGGCAACATTGCCCATTTACCGCAAAAAGTACAAGGCCATGCGCGACGAAGCCGATTTTTTGAAATCGGCGAATACCCAAAACTACCAGGCTGTGGCGAATTCACTTCAGACTGAGTATTACCAGGCATTGCAATTGTATCAGGATGCACAGCGAAGAGCAAAACTTTATGCCAACCAATATCAGTTGGCATCCAAATCGCTCGACATCATGTTTAAAAGTTTTGCTTCGTCGGGCAGTTCACTCACCGATATTCTGCGGGTCAGGCAGCAAACGCTCGATTACGAGTACCGGCAGGTGGAAGCAGTGGCTGACTATAATACATCTGTTGCCTGGCTCAAACGATTAATGGCATATTCAAAAATTCAGTAA